The genomic DNA ACCGTCAGGGGCAGCGTCACGGGCGGACTGCCAGCATGCGCTCCAAGGCGGTGCGTGCGGGGGCGGCGACGTCATCCGGCACGGTGATGCGGTTATGCTGCTCACCGCGGACCAGACCCTCCAGCACCCACGCCAGGTAGCCGGGATGGATCCTGTACATAGTGGAGCAGGGGCAGATCACCGGGTCCAGGCAGAAGATGGTGTGCTCCGGGTGGGCGGCGGCGAGCCGGCGGACCATGTTGATCTCCGTGCCCACGGCAAAGGTGCTTCCCGGTTCGGCGGCCTCGATCGCCTTGCGGATGTAGTCGGTGGAACCGGACTCGTCAGCGGCATCCACTACCGGCATGGGGCACTCGGGATGCACGATCACCCGCACCCCCGGGAACTGCTGCCGTGCCGCGGTGATCTGGTCCGTGGTGAAGCGCTTGTGCACTGAGCAGAAGCCGTTCCAGAGCAGGACCCGGGAGTGCCGCAGTTGTTCTTCCGTGTTGCCGCCCAGCGGCAGGCGCGGATTCCACATGGGCATGGCCTCCAGCGGGATGCCCATGGCCTTGGCGGTATTGCGGCCCAGGTGCTGGTCCGGGAAAAACAGCACGCGCTGCCCCCGCTCGAACGCCCAGGCCAGAACAGCCGCAGCATTGGAGGAGGTGCAGACAATCCCGCCGTGCCGGCCGCAGAATGCCTTCAGGGCCGCCGAAGAGTTCATGTAGGTCACAGGAATGACGGGCGCCGCTCCGGCAGTCTCCCGGCCGCGGAAAACGGCCTCCAGCTGCTCCCAGCACTCTTCCACTGAGTCAATGTCCGCCATGTCCGCCATGGAGCAGCCCGCTGCCAGGTTGGGCAGGAGTACTGCCTGCTCCGGCCCGGACAACAGGTCCGCGGTTTCCGCCATAAAGTGCACGCCGCAGAACACGATGGCTTCTGCCTCGGGGCGGGAAGCAGCAGCCTGGGCCAGCTGGAAGGAATCGCCCACGAAATCCGCATGGCGCACCACTTCATCCCGCTGGTAGAAGTGCCCAAGGATCACCACGCGGTCCCCCAACCCGGATTTGGCCGCCGAGATCCTGGCCTCCAGTTCCTCGTCCGAGGCCTCGAGGTATTCCGAGGGCAGCGCACCCTGGCGCGGTGTTGCTGCCGGCGCGGGATCAGCGGCAGAGGCCCCTGGTCCGTACTGCGGCAGGGCGGCGCCGTCGAACGCCCAGGGCGGCGAGGCCAGGCCGGGCCCGCAGGTCGAGGACGCGGCTGCTGCCTTGTCGCGGCTGATCAGCCGAATGGCTGTTGCCACGCTGGCGCCGGGAGTAGCTTCCATGCTCATTCGGTGCTCCGTTGCGGTGTTGAGGGAACAGGACCGGGCACCATGTCCGGGTCCGGGGTGTAGCGGTAGAGACGCGGCGGGCGGTGCCGGCCGCCGGCGAGGTAGTGCTCGGTCGCGGAGATCTGTGGTGTTGCCCGCAGCTGGCGGCGGAAATTTCCAGGGTCCAGTTCGCGTCCCAGAACCGCCTCGTAGACTTCGCGCAGCTGCGCCAGGGTAAACAGCTCCCCCAGAAAGGCATAGGCCGCCTGCCCGTACTCGGTTTTGTTCCGCAGCCGCCACAGGGCGTAGTCCACGATGGTGTTGTGGTCAAAGGCCAGCTCCCCGACGGCGTCGGCCCGGAACCAGCGCACGTTGTCGCTTTCCCTGGCAAGCGCCGCTTCGTCCGGCTGGACCAGCGCCCAGTAGACAATCGAGACCACCCGGGGCGACGGCGAGCGCTCCGGACCGCCAAAGGCGTAGAGCTGCTCCAGATAGCGCGGAGTGAGCCCGGTGGTGTCAGCCAGATTCCGGGCGGCTGCGTCCTGCAGGGATTCCCGGGCTGCCAGCGGACCGCCCGGAAGTGCCCACCGGTCCCGGTAGGGTTCCCGTATCCGCCGCACGAGCGGGAGCCAGAGCTCCGGGCGCCCTGTGTCCCCGTCCCGGCGCAGAGCGAAAATGACGGTGGAGATGGCCAGGGACGGCGGTGCCAGTTCACGCTCGGATACGTTGGCGTAGGGGGAATACACGGCTCCCCTTTCCGGGGCACTAGTAAAAGTCAGAATGACTGTAACTCATCCGGGCCGAAAAGATGGCCTTCATCACAGTGCGCCCGGTGCCGGCCGGACTCAGGGATCCGAGACGGCTGCCGCGTTCAGCAGCGGCAGCATCCGGCCTTCGAAATGCGTGTTGAGCACAATCACCGAGGACGTCCGCAGCACGGTATTGGTGGCCACAATTGCGTCGATGACCCGCTGCAGGTCCGAGTTGGACCGCGCCGCCACCCTGGCCAGGAGATCACTTTCACCGGACACGGTATGCACTTCCTGGATCTCCGGAATCCGGGACAGTGCCTGCACCACCGCATCGTGGCCGGTATCCTGGCGGATGGTCAGGGAGCAGTACGCCACCACGTCATAGCCGAGGGCTTCGGCATCAATCCGCGGACCCCAACCGGCGATCACGCCCGTCTGCTGCATCCTGTCCAGCCTCGCCTGCACAGTGGCCCGGGCCACCTCCAGCCGCCGGGATGCCTCAAGCACCGACATCCGGGGGTTGTCGGTAAAGAGTGTGACAATGCGGGCGTCCAGCGCGTCGGTTGGCATGGGGTCCTTTACTTAGAGAAGTCTGCAGCCGCGAACAATGATTGTCAGTGTACAAATTGTAGAGCCGACGTGGGTCACAGTCGGACATGACTGGACACAAACCGGTCCTAAGATGGAATCCGGTGTACATTCCCGCCAGCCGCCTGACGCCGGTCCAGCAGATGCACCGGCAGCCGCCCCAACGTTCTAAGGCCTTTTCCTTTTATGCCCGGTTCCGCCCTCCCGTCCCGTACCGATACGCCTTCTCCGGCCGGGAAAGACTCCGGGTCACAGAAAAAGATGCAGCCGCGGCACCTGGTTCTGATGAGCCTGGGCAGCGCCATCGGCACGGGACTCTTCGTCGGCTCCGGCGCAGGCATTGCGGCAGCCGGCCCGGCCGTGCTGATCTCCTTCCTGGTTGCCGGAACGATGGTGATCCTGGTGATGCGCATGATGGGCGAAATGGCCGCTGCGGATCCCAACAGCGGCGCGTTTTCCGTTTATGCGGAAAAGGCGCTTGGCCGCACTGCCGGGACGACCGTCGGCTGGCTCTGGTGGATCCAGATAGTCATTGTCATTGCGGCCGAGGCCACGGCGGCCGCCGCCATTGTCACGTCCCTGATCCCCGGCATCGAGCAGTGGATCCTGGCCCTGGCCTTCATCGTTGTCTTCACAGCCATCAACCTGGCAGGGGCCGCCAGCCTGGGCGAGTTTGAGTACTGGTTTGCCATCCTGAAGGTGGCAGCCATCATCATTTTCCTGGCGGTGGGAGCCGCGTTCATTGCCGGCTGGCTTCCGGGCGCTGACTCCCCCGGGGTGGACAACCTCTTCAACAACGGCGGATTTATGCCCAACGGCATTACCGGGGTGGCCGCGGGCCTGCTGCTCGTGGTGTTCGCGTTCGGGGGTACCGAAATTGTCACCATTGCTGCCGCGGACACCGAGGAACCGTCCAAATCCATTGCGGGGGCCATCACCTCGGTGATCTGGCGGATCCTGATCTTCTACATCGGTTCTGTCCTGGTGATGGTCACGGTGCTGCCCTGGGACAACGAGGCCCTCAACACGGGCCCCTTTGTGGCCGTGCTGCATGCAGCCCAGGTGCCTGGAGCAGACACCGTGATGGCCGTGGTGATCGTGATCGCCCTGCTCTCGGCCATGAACGCGAATCTCTACGGGGCCTCACGGATGATCTACTCGCTCGGCGACCGCGGGCGCGCACCGGCCGCCCTGGCGAGGCTGGGCCGCGGCGGGGTCCCGCGGCGCGCGGTTGTGGCCTCGGTGGCCTTCGGGTTCATTGCCGTGGTGCTGAACTACCTCTACCCGGACACCGTGCTGATGATCCTGCTGAACCTGGTGGGTTCCACCTGCCTGGTGGTGTGGGGCATCTCGATTGTTTCGCAGATAATCCTGCGCCGCCGGGCCGATGCCGCCGGAGTGGAACTGACGTTCCGGATGTGGGCGTTCCCCTGGCTCTCCTACTTTGCCCTGGCACTGCTGGCGGCGATTGTGGTGCTTGGTTTCTTCGACGCGGCCGTCCGCGTGCAGCTGGTGGCCACGGCCGGTCTGACGGCCGCGCTGGTCCTCCTGGCCTGGCTGTTCGACCGCCGCACCACCCGCCGGTCCCGGACAGCAGCGGCGGACCCGGCAGAATAGCCCCGGCCCGCCGCTGCCCGGCCATCCGGGCAGCCGTCCCGGCTACCGGCCCTTGCGCCGCTTGGGCAGGAATTCTGCATCAACCGCGCTCTTCGCCCGCTTTTCGGCGCGCTTTTCCTTTAGTGCCTTGCCGTGCTTCTTTGAAGTGGATCCCTGCGGAGATTTACCTGACATGTCCGGCTCCTGACTCAAGGGGATGGATGTCTGGAAACCATACGCGGATACCGGAGGGATTCCAGCCCTTTTCCGAAACCTGATGTCAGCACCGCCGCATACCGGCTGCGAACAGATTGCCTAGGCAAAGGCGGGAGGGAGTGGAACGTTTGTACAGAATGTGCAGCGATTCCGGGACGAATTGCCCAGCGTGATGCAAGCCACTAGATTGCCCCTATGGATAACTCTATGGATCCGGCGCCCCTGGCGCCGGAGGAACTGCGCAGGCTTTACCGCCTGATCACCGCCGCACGGCAGCTGGATCTCGCCGCCGTGGCCTGGCAGCGTCAGGGGATTATTCCCGGCTATGCCCCTGCCCTGGGCCAGGAAGCCGCCCAGGTGGGCAGCGCCTTCGCCATGGACCCTAAACGCGACTTTATCTTCCCCACCTACCGGGAAATGGGTGCGGCGCTGGCCCTGGGCGTGGACATGACCGAGTACATGTCCACCCACAAGGCCAGCTGGCATGGCGGTCTCTACGATCCGGTGCGCACCGGATTTGCTCCAATCCAGGCAGTGGTCGGCGGTTCAGTGCTGCACGCGGTGGGTTGGGCCCACGGCCAGACCCTGAACGGCGGCACGGGCGGCGTGGCACTGACCTATTTCGGTGACGGCGCCAGCTCGCAGGGTGATGTCCATGAGGCCATGAACTTTGCCGGCGTACTGAAGGCCCCGGTGATTTTCTTCGTCCAGAACAACGGCTGGGCCATTTCGCTGCCCACCGAGGCACAGGTGGCGGGCGGCACGGTTGCAGCCCGCGCTGCCGGGTACGGCATGCGTGCCATCACTGTGGACGGCAATGACGCCCCCGCCGTCGTTTCCGCCACCCGCGAGGCGGCAGCCCATGCCCGCGCAGGGCATGGTCCGGTGCTGATCGAGGCCATGACTTACCGCCGCGGTCCGCACTCCACCAGCGACGACCCCGGGCGCTACCGCAGCCTGGATGAGGAACGCCGCGACGCCGGCCCGGATCCCGTCCAGCTGCTGGCCGACCGGCTGCTGGCCGGAGGCCTGGCGGACCGGGACTTCCTGGATGCCGCCCTCGAAGAAGCAAAGGACAACGCCGAACGCATCCGCGAAGGCGTGGAGGCCCTGGGCCCGCGGCCGGGCACGGAGATGTTCGACTTTGTCTATGCCGAACCCACCGAAGCACTCAAGGCCCAGGCGCGTGCCTGGCGGGAGGAATCCGAACATGTCTGAGCAGCTTACCGAGGCAGTACCCTCCTCCGATCTGGCCGAAGCGGCCCGCAACACCGAAGACACGGCTGCCACCCGCCAGTCTGCCGCCACGCCGCCCGCGCCGTCCGGCCGCGGCCAGGTAGAGCAGCTTTCCATGCAGCAGGCCCTCAACCGTGCCCTGGCCGAAATCCTGGCCGAAGATCCCAAGGCCCTCGTCCTGGGCGAGGACGTAGGCCGGCTGGGCGGGGTTTTCCGCATCACGGACGGCCTGCAGAAGCGTTTCGGTGTCGACCGGGTCATGGACACTCCCCTGGCCGAATCCGGCATCCTGGGTATGTCCGTGGGCCTGGCCATGGCAGGCTTCCACCCCATTCCCGAAGTGCAGTTTGACGGGTTCGCTTATCCGGCCGTCAACCAGATCATCACGCAGCTGGCCCGGATGAACTACCGCAGCCGCGGCACCCTGCCCATGCCGGTGACCCTGCGGGTACCCAGCTTCGGCGGAATCCGCGCCCCCGAGCACCACGGAGAATCGCTGGAAGCACTGTTCGCCCATGTTCCGGGGCTGAAGGTCGTCTCCCCCTCGAGCCCGCATGAGGCCTACCACCTGCTCAGGCATTCGGTGGCTGTTCCGGACCCGGTGATCTTCATGGAACCGAAGTCCCGCTACTGGCAGAAGGGCGAAGTGAACCTTGGCCACGCCGGCCCGGTGGAGGGCGCCAAGGTGGTCCGTCCGGGCAGGCACGTCACCCTCGTGGCGTGGGGCGCCATGGTGGCACGCTGCCTCCAGGTGGCCGAACTGGCCGCCGAAGACGGCATTGAGGTGGAGGTCCTGGACCTGCGCTGGCTGAAGCCGATCGACGCCGCCGCCCTGGCCGAATCCGTCGGCCGGACCCGGCGCGCCGTCGTCGTCCATGAGGCGCCGCTGACCTCCGGCCTGGGCGCCGAGGTGGCCGCGCTGATCACCGAGCACTGCTTCGACACCCTGCGCGCCCCGGTTGGGCGGGTCACCGGATTCGACGTACCGTATCCGTCAGGAGACCTTGAAGACGAATACATCCCGAACATCGACCGCATCCTGTTCGGGATCCAGCGAGTATTGGAGTACCGGCGTGGCTGAAATTTCCTTCCCCCTTCCCGACCTCGGCGAAGGACTGATCGAAGCCACCGTGCTGGAATGGCTCGTGGCCGAAGGCGACCAGGTGGAGCGCAACCAGCCGCTGGTGGAGGTGGAAACGACCAAATCCGCAGTGGAACTCCCCTCCCCGCAGGCCGGGAAGGTAGCCCGCATCTACGGGGAACCCGGCGACAGGATCAATGTGGGCGAGCCGCTTATTGTGTTCGAAGTGCCGGACAACACCGCCGGCATTGTCGGTACCGTTCCGCAGGAGGCCCCGGCGAAGCGCCGGGTCCGGCTGAGCGCCGTCCTGGACGAGGACTGACCGGTGTCCGGCCACGGCTCCCTGGTGGAAGGCACCGATCCCCGACTGGATGTCCAGGTGTTCGCGGGCGACGACGACGGCGCGGACTCCCGCCGTCCGGTCCTGCTGCTGCATGGATTTGCCTCCGACTCGCAGTTGAACTGGCACAATTCCGGCTGGGTGAATGCCCTGCTCGCCGCCGGCAGGCAGGTCATCACGGTGGACCTGCCCGGCCACGGCGCCAGCGCCGCGCCGGCGGACCTCGACGCCTACCGTCCCAGCCGCATCCGCGCGGACCTGCTGCAGGTGGTACAGGACGCGGGTGTCCGGCCGCTGGCCAACGCCGACCCGGGGAGCGGGCTGGACGTAGTGGGCTATTCCCTGGGCTCACGGCTGGCATGGGAGTTCGGGGCCACGCAGCCCGAGCTGGTGCACCGGATGGTGCTGGGCGGGCCCGGCTGCGGTGATCCGCTGGCTGATTTCGATCTGGACGCCGCCCGGGAGGCTGCCGCAGGCGGAGCGCCGGTAGCGGATCCGCGTACCGCCGAGCTGCTCCGGATGGCGCAGCTGGTCCCGCAGAACAACCTCGCTGCGCTTTTCCGTATGGTCGAGGCCATCAAGGAGGAGCCCTTCTCCCCCGCAGCCGCCGTGCCCGGGATGCCGCTGCTGCTGGTAGCCGGCGAGCGGGATGATCTGGCCGCCACGGCGCCCGAGCTGGCAGCGCTGAGCGGACAGGCAGACATGCTCACCCTCCCCGCCCGTACGCATGCCAATGCCGTCACGTCCCGGGCGTTTAAGACCGCCGCACTGGACTTCCTGGCGGGCTGAGCGGGCGAAAAGTTACGAGTTGGTCACGTAGGGGGCAATCTGCACCGGGACCACGCCGCGCCACGCTACGATGGAGAGGCTAGTGGACTAGGTTGGTTTTAATCAGCCTACTGATTGTTTTTCGGCTGATTCCGGGCCCCACCGGCCTTCACCTTTTATCCCCGTAGGGAGGACACCCGTGGATGTACTCCTTGGGCACCGATACCGCACCACTGAACTCATAGGTTCCGGCGGTGCAGCTTCGGTGTACCG from Arthrobacter zhangbolii includes the following:
- the nadA gene encoding quinolinate synthase NadA; protein product: MEATPGASVATAIRLISRDKAAAASSTCGPGLASPPWAFDGAALPQYGPGASAADPAPAATPRQGALPSEYLEASDEELEARISAAKSGLGDRVVILGHFYQRDEVVRHADFVGDSFQLAQAAASRPEAEAIVFCGVHFMAETADLLSGPEQAVLLPNLAAGCSMADMADIDSVEECWEQLEAVFRGRETAGAAPVIPVTYMNSSAALKAFCGRHGGIVCTSSNAAAVLAWAFERGQRVLFFPDQHLGRNTAKAMGIPLEAMPMWNPRLPLGGNTEEQLRHSRVLLWNGFCSVHKRFTTDQITAARQQFPGVRVIVHPECPMPVVDAADESGSTDYIRKAIEAAEPGSTFAVGTEINMVRRLAAAHPEHTIFCLDPVICPCSTMYRIHPGYLAWVLEGLVRGEQHNRITVPDDVAAPARTALERMLAVRP
- a CDS encoding NUDIX hydrolase: MYSPYANVSERELAPPSLAISTVIFALRRDGDTGRPELWLPLVRRIREPYRDRWALPGGPLAARESLQDAAARNLADTTGLTPRYLEQLYAFGGPERSPSPRVVSIVYWALVQPDEAALARESDNVRWFRADAVGELAFDHNTIVDYALWRLRNKTEYGQAAYAFLGELFTLAQLREVYEAVLGRELDPGNFRRQLRATPQISATEHYLAGGRHRPPRLYRYTPDPDMVPGPVPSTPQRSTE
- a CDS encoding Lrp/AsnC family transcriptional regulator; the encoded protein is MPTDALDARIVTLFTDNPRMSVLEASRRLEVARATVQARLDRMQQTGVIAGWGPRIDAEALGYDVVAYCSLTIRQDTGHDAVVQALSRIPEIQEVHTVSGESDLLARVAARSNSDLQRVIDAIVATNTVLRTSSVIVLNTHFEGRMLPLLNAAAVSDP
- a CDS encoding amino acid permease, whose amino-acid sequence is MQPRHLVLMSLGSAIGTGLFVGSGAGIAAAGPAVLISFLVAGTMVILVMRMMGEMAAADPNSGAFSVYAEKALGRTAGTTVGWLWWIQIVIVIAAEATAAAAIVTSLIPGIEQWILALAFIVVFTAINLAGAASLGEFEYWFAILKVAAIIIFLAVGAAFIAGWLPGADSPGVDNLFNNGGFMPNGITGVAAGLLLVVFAFGGTEIVTIAAADTEEPSKSIAGAITSVIWRILIFYIGSVLVMVTVLPWDNEALNTGPFVAVLHAAQVPGADTVMAVVIVIALLSAMNANLYGASRMIYSLGDRGRAPAALARLGRGGVPRRAVVASVAFGFIAVVLNYLYPDTVLMILLNLVGSTCLVVWGISIVSQIILRRRADAAGVELTFRMWAFPWLSYFALALLAAIVVLGFFDAAVRVQLVATAGLTAALVLLAWLFDRRTTRRSRTAAADPAE
- a CDS encoding thiamine pyrophosphate-dependent enzyme; translated protein: MDNSMDPAPLAPEELRRLYRLITAARQLDLAAVAWQRQGIIPGYAPALGQEAAQVGSAFAMDPKRDFIFPTYREMGAALALGVDMTEYMSTHKASWHGGLYDPVRTGFAPIQAVVGGSVLHAVGWAHGQTLNGGTGGVALTYFGDGASSQGDVHEAMNFAGVLKAPVIFFVQNNGWAISLPTEAQVAGGTVAARAAGYGMRAITVDGNDAPAVVSATREAAAHARAGHGPVLIEAMTYRRGPHSTSDDPGRYRSLDEERRDAGPDPVQLLADRLLAGGLADRDFLDAALEEAKDNAERIREGVEALGPRPGTEMFDFVYAEPTEALKAQARAWREESEHV
- a CDS encoding alpha-ketoacid dehydrogenase subunit beta, with translation MQQALNRALAEILAEDPKALVLGEDVGRLGGVFRITDGLQKRFGVDRVMDTPLAESGILGMSVGLAMAGFHPIPEVQFDGFAYPAVNQIITQLARMNYRSRGTLPMPVTLRVPSFGGIRAPEHHGESLEALFAHVPGLKVVSPSSPHEAYHLLRHSVAVPDPVIFMEPKSRYWQKGEVNLGHAGPVEGAKVVRPGRHVTLVAWGAMVARCLQVAELAAEDGIEVEVLDLRWLKPIDAAALAESVGRTRRAVVVHEAPLTSGLGAEVAALITEHCFDTLRAPVGRVTGFDVPYPSGDLEDEYIPNIDRILFGIQRVLEYRRG
- a CDS encoding biotin/lipoyl-containing protein, with amino-acid sequence MAEISFPLPDLGEGLIEATVLEWLVAEGDQVERNQPLVEVETTKSAVELPSPQAGKVARIYGEPGDRINVGEPLIVFEVPDNTAGIVGTVPQEAPAKRRVRLSAVLDED
- a CDS encoding alpha/beta fold hydrolase; translated protein: MSGHGSLVEGTDPRLDVQVFAGDDDGADSRRPVLLLHGFASDSQLNWHNSGWVNALLAAGRQVITVDLPGHGASAAPADLDAYRPSRIRADLLQVVQDAGVRPLANADPGSGLDVVGYSLGSRLAWEFGATQPELVHRMVLGGPGCGDPLADFDLDAAREAAAGGAPVADPRTAELLRMAQLVPQNNLAALFRMVEAIKEEPFSPAAAVPGMPLLLVAGERDDLAATAPELAALSGQADMLTLPARTHANAVTSRAFKTAALDFLAG